The following are encoded in a window of Paramormyrops kingsleyae isolate MSU_618 chromosome 12, PKINGS_0.4, whole genome shotgun sequence genomic DNA:
- the LOC111852123 gene encoding methylcytosine dioxygenase TET2-like: protein MLCWDSAKWRDVKQGDTEDSPVHGASADQMETEQANHEEEEKLIHSPPSVPQLNGNKISKLQNGNQLPGGFAQQVNGEDSWNHFKSYTEVSQIKRHHQIHSCSADAQNMFENNPYRTNGEITHAYSEPSSQGLHQEKCQVDPEVNGKADNVGIPLSKSDLHCFPEFTDTEEVDCGALQEQQSDKRICAFAEGDVFARVRGKPTAAASNGATMTSAAMEGLNSNTLEEALCQYYPDHSTPSPPQENATEHLATEDDPERVMHSPFLTSGLPTLPQIPSYGRRDENFVEAGRRVDYGRAPSMESQQPQQQLHPPQDISEGAVQEELVPGGEPLMLHNQNTTGRLQNCLHSADIYQGSSEKLNETFLGITSQTGDTGSPGSFSDESALQIIEDAVSDPEDCLLATNSTLLSQKYEQQVQLGVQQKADSRGQAIHYGLQNLAGPDLSNQQPPANLVENVPDLKCDQGLQTQSVRNAEEIRRAENALALKRGADGTSKSGRASRDLSWIDLNSSPPAQAWKTFDSHLHQRHLEAGSSEPTGGAQTQDFKMSSMQQHEEYPQLSYKKRLDHINQPQHGLTLTYNDVNDAGISDNYKFDRTAQLPPQPEHAHEPMAKKQCMQQQQLVPNQNKFPQLPAAPTLMQKRAQFPHDMLRPQGPECSTLQMCLKAESRGCCSQQGLLQTPQQRELQRHAALRMYLLQKQERQEHQKIPDDFKYRLKAIKTENDLGLESLSTHQAHEPGNPSPQIHVKQEEPHATCALQQDSIITTTEHHLKQYQLAANLHRGDPLAKKLPNKVKVETSGPVTVLSMHANLKGVDTGPTAEKNSLLQVNHEKNSVSSLSTFLESPRRLLDPRVKSLLDMPVKTQYEIPSCHCVEQLSERDEGPYYTHLGAAPNVAAIRELMEQRYGQTGSSIRIEKVVYTGKEGKSNQGCPIAKWVIRRGSEDEKLLVLVRERAGHTCATAAIVVVIVIWEGISTSLADQLYTELSDTLTKHGVLTNRRCAFNEERTCACQGWNSDSCGASFSFGCSWSMYYNGCKFARSKTPRKFKLLVDDSKQEEKVEQRLQNLATLIAPVYKKMAPDAYSNQVEHENRAESCRLGLQEGRPFSGVTVCMDFCAHAHRDLHNMQGGSTVVCTLTREDNRQIGKIPEDEQLHVLPLYTVSPTDEFGSVEGQQKKAESGAIQVLSVFRREVRKLSEPAKPCRLRRLESRKSSASKPPNPDTPNSKGEKALQVKLKQENAGDSAPESGSSHMAATALAHQSQLVTQHQQLRPPPPYPGSPQHPQPNYGHFPHQADPFSKSPASGSCYSSALRVPSESHPASSYPGALNNGNLYRGYPCNGTVPVDAFSPYYSSNVKHLSIYPSQGPQLYSPQYAGQPPFGVGYPPQHADPGAQVSSYGQCNTPSTVHPMGPYPPFSLNGRSDLQYMEAVSQQPSSHPDYGAMNKSSQYGAPPNSYFAQAFKMFAPPQDSIHVHDVAEMELRGMNGKVPGTESSTEQGFGLPNGNIAGGLEKPESEEPKSAKNAEEWSDNEHNFLDPNIGGIAVAPSHGSILIECAKRELHATTPLKNPDRNHPTRISLVFYQHKNLNEAKHGLAAWEAKMAEKAREKEEDAEKNGNEATPSKGKKIKREHGHLLQFLDPSCRHDIRAMTQGSVSSTTNTYMYTAPYVFTKVSGPYSTLV from the exons GAGACACAGAGGACAGCCCTGTGCATGGAGCCAGTGCTGACCAGATGGAAACAGAGCAGGCCAATCATGAGGAGGAAGAAAAACTGATACATTCACCTCCCAGTGTTCCTCAGCTGAACGGAAACAAGATCTCCAAACTGCAAAATGGAAACCAGCTACCAGGAGGATTCGCTCAGCAAGTCAATGGGGAAGACAGCTGGAACCACTTCAAAAGCTATACAGAGGTTAGCCAGATAAAGAGGCATCACCAAATCCATTCTTGCTCTGCTGATGCACAGAATATGTTTGAAAATAACCCATACAGGACCAACGGTGAAATAACGCATGCCTATAGCGAGCCATCATCACAGGGACTACACCAGGAGAAATGCCAGGTGGATCCCGAGGTGAATGGAAAGGCAGACAACGTGGGAATCCCTTTAAGTAAAAGCGACCTGCACTGTTTTCCTGAGTTTACAGACACAGAAGAAGTGGACTGTGGTGCTTTACAGGAGCAGCAGTCGGACAAGAGAATCTGCGCCTTTGCTGAGGGGGATGTCTTTGCACGTGTGAGGGGCAAACCGACAGCAGCAGCGTCTAATGGTGCTACAATGACCTCGGCCGCCATGGAGGGCCTGAACAGCAACACTCTGGAAGAAGCACTGTGTCAGTATTACCCAGACCACAGCACTCCTTCACCACCTCAAGAGAATGCAACCGAGCACCTAGCTACAGAGGATGATCCTGAACGGGTCATGCATTCTCCATTCCTTACCTCAGGATTGCCTACATTACCCCAAATCCCTTCTTATGGTCGACGGGACGAAAACTTTGTGGAAGCAGGACGCCGCGTGGACTACGGCAGAGCGCCGTCGATGGAATCCCAACAGCCTCAGCAGCAGCTCCATCCTCCTCAGGATATCTCTGAAGGAGCGGTCCAGGAGGAGCTGGTCCCTGGAGGGGAACCACTTATGTTACACAATCAGAACACCACGGGGAGGCTGCAGAACTGTCTGCATTCCGCTGACATTTATCAGGGTTCGAGTGAGAAACTCAATGAGACGTTCCTGGGAATTACATCTCAGACTGGTGACACTGGTAGCCCAGGCTCCTTCAGCGATGAATCTGCCCTACAAATCATAGAAGATGCAGTGTCAGACCCTGAGGACTGTTTACTGGCCACGAATAGCACCCTGCTCTCCCAGAAATATGAACAGCAGGTCCAGTTGGGCGtccagcagaaggcagacagccGTGGACAAGCTATTCATTATGGTCTACAGAACCTTGCTGGGCCAGATTTGTCAAACCAGCAACCCCCCGCCAACCTGGTGGAAAATGTTCCAGATTTGAAGTGTGATCAAGGTCTTCAGACTCAATCAGTGAGAAATGCAGAAGAAATAAGGAGAGCTGAAAATGCTCTGGCTCTCAAAAGAGGTGCCGATGGGACATCCAAGTCCGGAAGGGCGAGCCGTGACCTGAGCTGGATCGATCTGAATTCCTCCCCTCCTGCACAAGCATGGAAGACCTTTGATTCCCATTTGCATCAAAGACACCTAGAAGCAGGCAGCTCTGAACCTACAGGAGGCGCTCAAACACAAGATTTCAAGATGTCCAGCATGCAGCAACATGAAGAATACCCTCAGCTGTCCTACAAGAAAAGGCTTGATCACATCAACCAACCTCAGCATGGGCTGACGCTGACATATAATGATGTCAATGATGCAGGAATTAGTGATAATTATAAATTTGACAGAACAGCACAGCTCCCCCCGCAGCCAGAACATGCTCATGAGCCTATGGCTAAAAAACAATGCATGCAACAGCAACAACTTGTGCCAAACCAAAACAAGTTTCCGCAGCTACCAGCAGCACCAACACTAATGCAGAAAAGGGCTCAGTTTCCTCATGACATGTTGAGACCACAGGGGCCGGAGTGCTCAACCTTACAGATGTGTCTTAAAGCAGAGTCACGGGGATGTTGCTCACAGCAAGGGCTGCTTCAGACTCCACAGCAACGGGAACTCCAGAGACACGCAGCGCTTAGGATGTACCTGCTGCAGAAGCAGGAGAGACAGGAGCACCAGAAAATCCCAGATGATTTTAAATACCGGCTAAAGGCTATCAAAACAGAGAATGACTTGGGATTGGAGTCTCTAAGCACACATCAGGCTCACGAGCCTGGAAACCCTTCTCCTCAGATACATGTGAAGCAGGAAGAACCACATGCAACCTGTGCATTGCAGCAGGACAGCATTATCACCACCACGGAACATCACTTAAAGCAATACCAGCTAGCAGCCAACTTGCATAGAGGGGACCCCCTGGCCAAGAAGTTGCCTAACAAAGTCAAGGTGGAGACTTCGGGTCCTGTGACCGTCCTGTCAATGCATGCAAACCTCAAAGGCGTAGACACGGGACCTACAGCTGAGAAAAACAGCTTGTTGCAAGTCAATCATGAGAAGAACTCAGTGTCCAGTCTTAGCACTTTCCTCGAATCTCCCAGAAGACTGCTGGACCCTCGAGTCAAAAGCCTGCTAGACATGCCTGTGAAAACGCAATATGAGATTCCATCATGTCACTGTGTCG AACAACTCAGCGAGCGAGATGAAGGACCCTACTACACTCACTTAGGAGCAGCCCCAAATGTAGCAGCCATACGGGAGCTTATGGAGCAGAG gtatggccAGACTGGCAGTTCTATCAGGATCGAGAAGGTGGTGTACACCGGAAAGGAAGGGAAGAGCAACCAGGGATGCCCAATAGCCAAATGG GTGATCCGGCGAGGCAGCGAGGACGAGAAGCTGCTGGTGCTGGTCCGGGAACGGGCCGGACACACATGTGCGACGGCCGCCATCGTGGTGGTGATTGTCATCTGGGAGGGCATCTCCACCAGCCTGGCCGACCAGCTGTACACAGAGCTCAGTGACACCCTGACAAAACACGGGGTCTTGACCAACCGCAGATGTGCCTTCAATGAAGA GAGAACATGTGCCTGCCAGGGCTGGAACTCCGACTCGTGTGGAGCCTCCTTCTCTTTTGGCTGCTCCTGGAGCATGTACTACAACGGTTGCAAGTTTGCCAGAAGTAAAACCCCCAGAAAATTCAAGCTTCTTGTGGATGACTCCAAACAG GAAGAGAAAGTAGAACAACGCCTGCAGAATCTTGCTACTTTAATAGCTCCTGTTTATAAGAAAATGGCACCGGATGCATATTCTAACCAG GTGGAGCACGAGAACCGGGCGGAGAGCTGCCGCCTGGGGCTGCAGGAGGGCCGGCCGTTCTCTGGGGTCACCGTCTGCatggacttctgtgctcatgCTCACAGAGACCTTCACAACATGCAAGGAGGCAGCACAGTG GTGTGCACTCTGACTCGAGAAGACAACCGGCAGATCGGGAAGATCCCTGAAGATGAGCAGCTCCACGTTCTGCCCCTGTACACGGTGTCCCCCACCGACGAGTTTGGCAGTGTGGAGGGCCAGCAGAAGAAGGCGGAATCGGGTGCCATCCAGGTGTTGAGCGTCTTCCGGCGGGAAGTGCGCAAGCTGTCTGAGCCGGCGAAGCCTTGCCGTCTGAGGAGGCTGGAGAGCAGGAAGTCTTCAGCCAGCAAGCCGCCAAACCCTGACACACCCAATTCCAAGGGTGAGAAAGCTCTTCAGGTGAAACTGAAGCAGGAGAATGCAGGAGATAGTGCCCCAGAATCAG GCTCCTCTCACATGGCTGCCACAGCACTGGCCCATCAGTCACAATTAGTGACACAGCACCAGCAGCtccgcccaccccccccttaCCCAGGCTCCCCACAGCACCCCCAGCCGAACTACGGCCACTTTCCGCACCAGGCCGACCCATTCTCAAAATCACCAGCAAGTGGGAGCTGCTATTCATCTGCTTTGCGTGTTCCAAGTGAATCGCATCCTGCAAGTTCTTATCCAGGTGCTTTGAACAACGGAAATCTCTACCGCGGTTACCCATGCAATGGAACGGTCCCTGTGGACGCCTTTAGTCCGTACTACTCTTCAAATGTAAAGCATCTCAGCATTTACCCATCTCAAGGGCCTCAGCTGTACTCGCCGCAGTATGCCGGCCAGCCTCCGTTTGGAGTCGGCTACCCACCTCAGCATGCAGACCCTGGTGCTCAAGTCAGCAGCTACGGCCAATGTAACACACCTTCTACAGTGCATCCAATGGGTCCTTATCCCCCATTTAGCCTTAATGGTAGGTCTGACCTTCAGTACATGGAGGCTGTATCTCAGCAGCCGTCTTCCCATCCAGACTATGGGGCCATGAATAAAAGCAGTCAATATGGTGCACCTCCCAACTCATACTTTGCTCAAGCTTTTAAGATGTTCGCCCCACCTCAAGACTCTATCCATGTGCACGACGTAGCAGAGATGGAATTGCGTGGCATGAACGGGAAGGTTCCGGGAACAGAGAGCTCCACTGAGCAGGGCTTTGGGCTGCCCAATGGCAACATCGCAGGTGGCCTCGAAAAGCCAGAATCAGAGGAGCCCAAGTCTGCTAAAAATGCGGAAGAGTGGTCAGACAATGAGCACAACTTCCTGGATCCAAACATCGGGGGCATTGCAGTAGCTCCCAGCCACGGCTCCATCCTCATTGAATGTGCCAAGCGGGAGCTACACGCCACCACCCCACTGAAGAACCCAGACCGGAACCACCCAACCCGCATCTCGCTGGTCTTCTACCAGCACAAGAACCTGAATGAGGCCAAGCACGGGCTGGCAGCGTGGGAGGCCAAAATGGCCGAGAAGGCCCGTGAGAAAGAGGAGGATGCAGAGAAGAATGGCAATGAGGCGACACCCAGCAAAGGCAAGAAGATCAAGAGGGAGCATGGCCACTTGCTGCAGTTCCTGGACCCGTCATGCCGCCACGACATCCGAGCCATGACCCAGGGCTCGGTGTCCAGCACCACCAACACCTACATGTATACCGCGCCGTACGTGTTCACTAAGGTATCAGGACCCTACAGCACCTTGGTTTAG